A single window of Nitrospirae bacterium YQR-1 DNA harbors:
- the uvrA gene encoding excinuclease ABC subunit UvrA — protein sequence METKQGYITIRGAREHNLKNLNLDLPRNTFMVITGPSGSGKSSLAIDTIFAEGQRRYVESLSIYARQFLSEMQKPDIDFIEGLCPSIAIEQKTITRSPRSTVGTLTEIYDYLRVLYTRIGKPYCPGCSQPIISQDSELILNKITSLPTGTKLQVLSPIAKQRKGMYEKELTSMRREGFVRARIDGEMVDLTEDIKLNKYKRHTIEIVVDRLMVKSGIERKLKEAVNTALRFSSVAVINLLDENKDMVFSKSRVCQDCGISIPELNHMFFSFNSQLGACPACKGIGYENMAEHDTLNDFLTPCAGCSGMRLNEVALSIKIGQLNIGQLSALAMSDISAFLQNLPLTERETFIADRILKEILGRLEFIERVGLSYLALNRLVWTLSGGEAQRIRLATQLGAKLSGVLYILDEPSIGLHPRDCAKLIESLQSIRDGGNTVIVVEHDEETILASDIVVDMGPGAGRVGGYVVSQGSPAEIMNNENSLTGAYLSKKLSISVAQHRRPATGFIKITGARQNNLKSVDVDIPLGVFLCVTGVSGSGKSSLILDTIYPALVNANYEAKLKEGKYDAISGVNEVNRVIYVDQSPIGKTPRSNPSTYMGMFTHIRELFAALLDSRTKGYKHSRFSFNLKGGRCEACKGAGIKKYEMHFLPDAYVLCDMCGGKRFNRETLHIKYKGKSITDVLRLTVSEAREFFLPIVAISEKLTLLEEVGLGYIELGQSANTLSGGEAQRLRLCRELSKKATGRTIYILDEPTTGLHFVDVDRLLKILHRLAGMGNTVVVIEHNLDVIWAADYVIDLGPEGGNMGGQIIAKGTPEEISLNNNSYTGLFLRKMQKQS from the coding sequence ATGGAAACCAAACAGGGATATATAACAATAAGAGGTGCCAGAGAGCATAACCTCAAAAACCTGAATCTGGACTTGCCAAGAAACACTTTTATGGTGATAACAGGGCCATCGGGCTCAGGAAAGTCAAGCCTTGCCATAGATACGATTTTTGCAGAAGGACAGAGACGCTACGTAGAAAGCCTTTCCATTTACGCCAGGCAGTTTCTGAGCGAGATGCAAAAACCCGATATTGATTTCATCGAAGGGCTCTGCCCATCTATCGCTATAGAGCAAAAGACCATTACAAGGAGTCCGCGCTCTACCGTAGGCACGTTAACGGAGATTTACGACTATCTCCGGGTGCTCTATACCCGCATAGGCAAGCCTTACTGCCCGGGCTGCTCACAACCTATAATATCTCAGGATTCCGAATTAATTTTAAATAAAATCACATCTCTTCCTACCGGCACAAAGCTTCAAGTTCTTTCCCCAATTGCTAAACAAAGAAAGGGTATGTACGAAAAGGAACTCACCTCTATGCGGCGTGAGGGTTTTGTAAGGGCACGCATAGACGGCGAAATGGTTGACCTTACTGAGGATATTAAACTTAACAAATATAAACGACACACCATAGAGATTGTTGTTGACAGGCTCATGGTTAAAAGCGGTATAGAGAGAAAACTTAAAGAGGCCGTTAACACGGCATTAAGATTCAGCAGTGTTGCCGTTATTAACTTATTGGATGAAAACAAGGATATGGTGTTCTCTAAGAGTCGTGTATGCCAGGATTGCGGGATAAGTATCCCTGAGTTAAACCATATGTTTTTTTCATTTAACAGCCAGCTTGGGGCATGCCCCGCTTGTAAGGGTATCGGCTATGAAAACATGGCCGAACACGATACACTAAATGATTTTCTGACTCCGTGTGCAGGCTGCAGCGGAATGCGTTTAAATGAGGTAGCGCTGAGTATTAAAATCGGGCAGCTTAATATCGGACAGCTAAGCGCACTTGCCATGAGTGACATCAGTGCGTTTTTACAGAACTTACCACTTACAGAACGTGAGACATTCATCGCAGACAGAATATTAAAGGAAATACTCGGCAGGCTTGAGTTTATTGAACGGGTTGGACTTTCGTACCTGGCCTTAAACCGTCTGGTGTGGACTCTTTCAGGCGGAGAGGCTCAGAGAATAAGACTTGCCACTCAACTGGGTGCTAAACTCTCCGGCGTGCTATATATTTTGGATGAGCCCAGTATCGGATTGCATCCGCGTGACTGTGCCAAACTCATAGAAAGCCTTCAAAGTATTCGTGACGGCGGTAACACGGTCATCGTGGTAGAGCATGATGAGGAGACGATTTTAGCTTCAGATATTGTTGTGGATATGGGCCCGGGTGCAGGCAGAGTCGGTGGATACGTCGTATCGCAGGGCAGCCCGGCAGAGATAATGAATAATGAAAACTCCTTAACCGGCGCCTACCTCTCCAAAAAACTCTCTATCTCAGTTGCGCAGCATAGAAGACCTGCAACCGGTTTTATAAAAATCACAGGAGCACGACAGAACAACCTTAAAAGTGTAGATGTTGACATCCCCCTTGGCGTGTTTTTATGTGTAACCGGTGTATCGGGCTCCGGAAAGAGCTCCCTGATTCTTGATACCATCTATCCTGCGCTTGTCAATGCCAACTATGAGGCTAAATTAAAAGAAGGTAAGTATGACGCCATAAGTGGTGTTAATGAGGTTAACAGGGTAATATACGTGGATCAGTCTCCAATTGGGAAAACTCCACGCTCAAACCCATCCACATACATGGGGATGTTTACGCATATAAGGGAACTATTTGCAGCACTACTGGATTCCCGCACAAAAGGCTATAAGCACTCACGGTTTAGTTTTAACTTAAAAGGTGGACGGTGTGAGGCTTGCAAGGGGGCCGGTATTAAAAAATATGAGATGCACTTTCTGCCTGACGCATACGTGCTCTGTGATATGTGTGGCGGTAAGAGGTTTAACCGTGAAACCCTCCACATAAAGTATAAAGGTAAAAGTATAACCGATGTGCTCAGACTGACTGTCAGCGAGGCACGGGAGTTCTTCCTGCCCATCGTTGCCATAAGTGAGAAGCTTACCCTGCTTGAAGAGGTGGGGCTGGGTTACATAGAGCTTGGGCAGTCGGCAAATACACTTTCCGGAGGCGAGGCACAAAGACTCCGGCTTTGCCGTGAACTCTCAAAAAAAGCAACCGGCAGAACTATTTATATTCTGGATGAACCAACCACCGGTCTCCATTTCGTTGATGTGGACAGGCTGCTGAAAATTCTTCACAGGCTTGCCGGAATGGGCAACACTGTTGTTGTTATTGAGCATAACCTCGATGTCATATGGGCGGCTGATTATGTTATAGACCTGGGCCCCGAGGGTGGAAATATGGGCGGGCAAATAATTGCAAAAGGCACACCGGAGGAGATTTCACTAAATAATAATTCATACACCGGTCTGTTTCTGCGTAAAATGCAGAAACAGAGCTGA
- a CDS encoding DUF4276 family protein, with the protein MKKVFFFVEGQTESIFIDKLLNEYIGNHNLELKIHKYVGQYQIKKVLVRENPTAIYEVRIYDVSSSGSTVISKIKETAESILKNKGYDFIIGLHDLYRTKINGKNIERSEKKKVMDAFMKLFQNKDFYDRIKYVLAIMEIEAWFLMDAKMFCKIDSSLTHNFIKEKLGYDLINDDLESYKHPSKIIDEIFHLCGKSYKKHKDESYRISHNLDYADLCCSNELINKVESWKYFLNCINLVFELGCDTRLQSKV; encoded by the coding sequence TTGAAGAAAGTATTTTTTTTTGTTGAGGGGCAAACTGAATCTATTTTTATTGATAAACTTTTAAATGAATATATCGGTAATCATAATTTAGAGTTAAAAATACATAAATATGTTGGTCAATATCAAATAAAAAAAGTTCTTGTTAGAGAAAATCCAACAGCAATCTATGAAGTTAGAATTTATGATGTGAGCAGTAGTGGTAGTACTGTTATTTCAAAAATTAAAGAAACTGCAGAGTCAATACTTAAAAATAAAGGATACGACTTCATCATTGGCCTTCATGATCTATATCGTACAAAAATAAATGGAAAGAACATAGAAAGATCAGAAAAGAAAAAGGTTATGGATGCTTTTATGAAATTATTTCAAAACAAGGATTTTTATGACAGAATAAAATATGTTCTTGCTATAATGGAAATAGAAGCATGGTTTTTGATGGATGCTAAAATGTTTTGTAAAATTGATAGTTCGTTAACCCATAATTTTATCAAGGAAAAATTAGGTTACGATTTAATCAACGATGATCTTGAATCATACAAGCATCCTTCAAAAATTATTGATGAAATCTTTCATCTCTGCGGTAAGAGTTATAAAAAGCACAAGGATGAATCCTATAGAATTAGTCATAATTTAGACTACGCTGATTTATGTTGCAGCAACGAGCTTATAAATAAAGTGGAAAGCTGGAAGTACTTTTTAAATTGCATCAATTTAGTTTTTGAATTAGGATGTGATACCAGGTTGCAGTCAAAAGTATAA
- a CDS encoding filamentous hemagglutinin N-terminal domain-containing protein, giving the protein MKKENTIFTGYSNRHLLVVLIFFFSIFLNIEISYAGITLDGTMGQSGTLTGPSYTITDTMGTQAGGNLFHSFGTFNVYTGESATFTGSSSISNIIARVTGGTSSYIDGTISSSISGANLYFLNPAGVMFGKNATLDIKGSFYVSTADYLKLSDGGKYNATTPSDTVLTTAAPSAFGFTSSNPTGVSIDGGFLEVAEGKGITIVAGSIDIKNGYLYAPGGQINLASVASAGEASITSSGINTDALSTLGNINISHTDSTRETKNGYTIGNLDVSSTAGGSGSIYIRGGKFTLDGGYVFADTYGDTNGGGIDINIAGDINIINGSAITSDTLGKGNAGDISIKATETINISGYFDSGSGLYNSKISSATYGSGDAGSITIETGNLNLTNVGQITTVAQSGSTGNAGDITIKAADSVNISGYYDSGSGLYSSNISSETYGSGDAGSITIETDSLSLTNVGQITTVAKSASTGNAGDITIKAADSINISGYYYSGSGLYSSNISSETYGSGDASSITIETSNLNLSNVGVIYASAREGSTGNAGDITIKATEAISISGYYDSGDGVYVSSIKSETYGSGNAGNITIETGNLNLSNVGTILSYAQEGSTGKAGDISIKATETINISGYYRHFRLQCW; this is encoded by the coding sequence ATGAAAAAGGAAAATACTATTTTTACCGGTTATTCAAACCGGCACCTATTGGTTGTCCTGATTTTCTTTTTCAGTATCTTTCTAAACATCGAAATATCCTATGCCGGCATTACCCTTGACGGTACGATGGGGCAGAGCGGGACGCTCACGGGGCCAAGCTATACCATAACCGACACGATGGGAACTCAGGCCGGCGGTAATTTGTTTCACAGCTTCGGTACTTTTAATGTCTATACCGGTGAGAGCGCCACATTTACAGGGTCATCCTCAATATCAAATATCATAGCCAGGGTAACCGGCGGGACCTCATCATACATAGACGGCACAATCAGTAGCAGCATATCGGGGGCTAACTTGTATTTTCTAAACCCTGCCGGAGTGATGTTTGGTAAAAACGCAACACTGGATATTAAGGGCTCGTTTTATGTAAGCACCGCTGATTATTTAAAACTTTCTGATGGGGGAAAGTATAATGCAACAACGCCCTCAGATACGGTATTAACAACGGCAGCGCCCTCAGCGTTTGGCTTTACAAGCAGCAACCCAACCGGTGTTTCGATAGACGGTGGTTTCCTTGAGGTAGCAGAGGGTAAAGGGATTACAATCGTTGCCGGCAGCATTGATATTAAAAACGGTTATTTGTATGCTCCCGGCGGGCAGATTAATCTTGCAAGCGTGGCATCGGCAGGTGAGGCGTCAATTACATCATCCGGTATAAACACGGATGCGCTTTCAACTCTCGGCAATATAAATATATCTCATACCGATTCAACACGGGAAACCAAAAACGGCTATACGATAGGTAATCTGGATGTAAGCAGCACAGCAGGAGGCTCCGGCAGTATTTATATTCGTGGCGGTAAGTTTACATTAGACGGTGGATATGTTTTTGCCGACACATACGGAGATACCAACGGCGGCGGCATAGATATAAATATAGCGGGAGATATAAATATTATAAATGGCAGCGCTATAACGTCTGATACTTTAGGAAAAGGTAATGCGGGTGATATTTCAATAAAGGCAACGGAGACGATAAATATTTCAGGCTACTTTGATTCCGGCAGCGGTCTTTACAATAGTAAGATTAGCAGTGCTACGTATGGCAGTGGAGATGCAGGCAGTATAACCATAGAAACCGGTAATTTAAATCTTACGAATGTTGGACAGATAACTACAGTTGCACAATCCGGGAGTACCGGTAATGCAGGTGATATTACAATAAAGGCAGCTGATTCGGTAAATATTTCAGGATACTATGATTCGGGCAGCGGTCTTTACAGCAGTAATATTAGCAGTGAGACGTATGGCAGCGGAGATGCCGGCAGCATAACCATTGAAACAGATAGTTTGAGTCTTACGAATGTTGGACAGATAACTACAGTTGCAAAATCTGCGAGTACCGGTAATGCAGGCGATATTACAATAAAGGCTGCTGATTCGATAAATATTTCAGGATACTATTATTCGGGCAGCGGTCTTTACAGCAGTAATATTAGCAGTGAGACGTATGGTAGCGGAGATGCCAGCAGCATAACAATAGAAACCAGTAATTTAAATCTTTCTAATGTAGGAGTAATATATGCCTCTGCACGGGAGGGTAGCACGGGTAATGCAGGAGATATTACTATAAAGGCAACGGAGGCGATAAGCATTTCAGGGTATTATGATTCAGGTGATGGTGTTTATGTCAGCAGCATTAAGAGTGAAACATATGGAAGTGGCAATGCAGGCAACATAACAATAGAAACCGGCAATTTAAATCTTTCTAATGTTGGAACAATCTTATCCTACGCACAGGAGGGAAGTACCGGTAAAGCAGGTGATATTTCAATAAAGGCAACAGAGACAATAAATATTTCAGGATACTACCGGCATTTCCGTCTCCAGTGCTGG
- a CDS encoding CHAT domain-containing protein: MKLILTSVSKKLYIRSISLLCVNKTLVSEQQECELFCGKEVLSVMEGTMTRLVLKLPVFVFLWLFLNGHIAYGDVFNSGMDAFDKGHFITAIDNFKKAHSDYIESGNAEAQARSLLYLSKSFLYAGKFNDALIALDKTAAVLKEVRDNNLTSEIENTYGVVYMSVGKYGKARESLDNALLTAEKPDIKAEILANLGNLAALLNSKDEALTFYQKSLSTFSNEPVKDRGLYAQVITNKAFLYISLKDETKAQEMLKEAFSEYQNIPDNHKKVEGLIRAGKGYNLIGKDAKYVEASFKAFDMAHESAEAIDDLQTIPYILLHKATLYEQVHDYKSALVLLRKALLVSNHSNVGEAKYTINRLMGRVLKKTGKMDEAVIAYREAVKAVERVGLDAFVNCALCGKDFLRTEVEPIFYELSGLLIQRATERDEGRGSQQDLLEARDTVEQLRAAELKDYFKDTCIDFQKAKAARLDNVSDKTAVLYVISFPEKLELLIGFPSGIKSYTVAISAVDYYREVLEFRRKLEKRTTMEYQPYAQRLYDLLIKPIENDLIANQADTIVYIPDRALRMVPLGALHDGNNFLINKYSVATTPGIFLTNADAFVQNDGDILMAALTEERQGFAPLPFVSDEVAGIHSVYKKGTLLKNQDFVVSNIKNKFNDKLYSLFHIASHGSFTGDAANTFIVTWDGKLTINDLDVYIKDNRYSSSPLEILALSACDTAAGDDRAALGLAGLAVKTGVKSTVASLWSINDEASSQLIVNFYEELKSGGGMKAKALQRAQINMLKNEKHNHPFYWSPFILIGNWL, encoded by the coding sequence ATGAAACTGATATTGACAAGTGTATCAAAAAAATTATATATTCGTAGCATATCCCTGCTGTGTGTGAATAAAACGCTGGTATCTGAACAGCAGGAGTGCGAATTGTTTTGTGGAAAAGAGGTACTTTCCGTTATGGAGGGAACAATGACGCGTTTGGTTTTAAAGCTGCCGGTATTTGTTTTTTTGTGGTTATTTCTAAATGGGCATATTGCCTATGGAGATGTTTTTAACAGCGGGATGGATGCGTTTGATAAAGGCCACTTTATAACCGCCATAGATAATTTTAAAAAAGCTCATAGTGATTACATAGAAAGTGGAAACGCAGAGGCCCAGGCGCGGAGTTTGCTGTATCTGTCAAAATCATTCTTATATGCCGGTAAGTTTAATGATGCGCTTATCGCCTTAGATAAGACCGCCGCTGTGTTAAAGGAAGTCAGAGATAATAATTTAACATCTGAAATTGAAAATACTTACGGTGTGGTTTATATGTCTGTTGGTAAATACGGAAAGGCGAGGGAATCTTTAGACAACGCTCTATTGACAGCCGAAAAACCTGATATTAAAGCAGAGATATTAGCTAACCTTGGTAATCTTGCCGCACTTTTAAATTCCAAAGATGAGGCATTAACTTTTTACCAAAAGAGTCTGAGTACTTTTTCAAATGAGCCGGTAAAAGACAGAGGCCTTTACGCACAGGTTATCACAAATAAGGCCTTTTTATACATATCTCTCAAAGATGAGACAAAAGCACAGGAGATGTTGAAAGAGGCGTTTTCAGAATATCAAAACATTCCTGATAACCACAAAAAAGTCGAGGGACTGATAAGAGCCGGTAAGGGGTATAATTTGATAGGGAAGGATGCCAAATATGTGGAGGCCTCCTTTAAAGCTTTTGATATGGCACATGAATCGGCTGAAGCAATTGACGATTTGCAGACAATACCATATATTTTGTTACATAAAGCTACACTTTACGAGCAAGTCCATGACTATAAAAGCGCCCTTGTTTTATTAAGAAAAGCGCTTTTAGTTTCTAACCATTCAAATGTAGGTGAAGCTAAATACACAATAAACCGGCTAATGGGGCGGGTGTTAAAAAAAACCGGCAAAATGGATGAAGCAGTTATAGCATACAGGGAGGCGGTTAAGGCCGTCGAGAGAGTGGGGCTTGATGCTTTTGTCAACTGTGCCCTTTGCGGAAAGGATTTCCTGAGAACTGAGGTAGAACCCATCTTTTATGAACTCTCCGGGCTGTTAATACAGAGGGCAACGGAAAGAGACGAGGGCCGTGGTTCTCAGCAGGACCTGCTTGAGGCACGGGATACTGTGGAGCAGCTCCGGGCTGCCGAACTTAAGGACTATTTTAAGGATACGTGTATTGATTTTCAAAAGGCTAAAGCCGCACGACTGGATAATGTGTCAGATAAAACGGCGGTGCTTTATGTGATATCCTTTCCTGAAAAACTGGAACTTCTTATAGGTTTCCCATCCGGCATCAAGAGTTACACTGTGGCCATATCAGCCGTGGATTACTACAGGGAGGTTTTAGAATTCAGAAGGAAACTCGAAAAACGCACAACAATGGAGTATCAGCCCTATGCTCAAAGACTATATGACCTGCTAATAAAGCCAATTGAGAATGATCTCATTGCCAATCAAGCGGATACGATTGTTTATATACCGGACAGGGCGTTGAGAATGGTTCCACTGGGAGCGCTGCATGATGGTAATAATTTTTTAATAAATAAATATTCGGTAGCTACAACGCCGGGAATTTTTCTAACCAATGCAGATGCTTTTGTGCAAAATGACGGTGATATTTTGATGGCGGCATTGACTGAAGAGCGACAGGGTTTTGCGCCGCTTCCATTTGTCTCGGACGAGGTAGCGGGAATACACTCTGTTTATAAAAAAGGAACTCTTCTGAAAAATCAGGATTTTGTTGTTTCTAACATAAAAAACAAATTTAACGACAAGCTGTACTCTTTATTTCACATAGCTTCTCATGGCAGTTTTACCGGCGATGCGGCAAACACCTTTATAGTTACATGGGATGGGAAACTAACAATAAACGATCTGGATGTTTACATAAAGGACAACCGCTACAGCAGTAGTCCACTGGAAATACTGGCATTAAGTGCGTGTGATACGGCGGCGGGTGATGACAGGGCGGCCCTGGGGTTGGCGGGATTGGCAGTCAAGACAGGTGTAAAGAGCACGGTAGCATCCCTTTGGAGCATAAATGATGAGGCATCGTCACAACTCATAGTTAATTTCTATGAAGAGTTAAAATCAGGCGGCGGGATGAAAGCAAAAGCCCTGCAAAGGGCGCAAATTAATATGCTGAAAAATGAAAAACACAACCATCCCTTTTACTGGTCGCCTTTTATATTGATAGGTAATTGGTTATAA
- a CDS encoding DUF928 domain-containing protein → MKKVFFAIMLCLLVIPPSVLFAGDDSRGKNPLITYKPPMLGAPSVRVAAGTRSVEGDSAVLLALVPDHVGFTTKTQPSLCWYVSKPVKSKIEISLSAAKAIKPLLEKEMAEPSAGGIFCVNLKEYGISLVKETEYKWFISAIGDPEHRAKDIVGGGTIIVKDSSGELFKKLTTAKGTQTASLYAQEGFWYDALWSISELIKKTPADAGLREVRASLLEQAGLKEAADFDRK, encoded by the coding sequence ATGAAAAAAGTTTTTTTCGCAATTATGTTATGTCTGTTGGTGATTCCGCCGTCTGTCTTATTTGCCGGAGATGATAGCAGAGGTAAAAATCCGTTAATTACGTATAAGCCGCCTATGCTTGGGGCGCCAAGCGTTCGTGTGGCAGCTGGAACACGAAGTGTTGAAGGTGACTCGGCGGTTTTATTAGCCCTTGTGCCTGACCATGTGGGCTTTACCACCAAAACGCAGCCCTCTCTCTGCTGGTATGTATCCAAACCGGTGAAGTCTAAAATAGAAATCAGTTTAAGTGCCGCAAAAGCTATTAAACCCTTATTGGAAAAGGAGATGGCAGAGCCCTCAGCGGGTGGAATTTTCTGTGTAAATTTAAAAGAATACGGCATAAGTCTTGTAAAGGAAACAGAATATAAATGGTTTATATCTGCAATCGGGGACCCGGAGCACAGAGCGAAAGATATAGTCGGAGGTGGAACGATTATTGTGAAGGATTCTTCAGGGGAACTATTTAAAAAGCTGACAACCGCTAAGGGAACACAAACAGCCTCCTTGTATGCACAGGAGGGGTTTTGGTATGACGCACTCTGGAGCATTTCAGAGTTAATAAAAAAGACGCCTGCGGATGCCGGTTTAAGAGAGGTAAGGGCATCTCTTTTAGAACAGGCCGGTCTCAAAGAGGCGGCTGATTTTGACAGGAAATAA
- the fusA gene encoding elongation factor G: protein MGNTEVGKIRNVALVGHSGSGKTTLVEALLLTAGVIGRMGTVADGNTVSDFDPEEIERKASITSAVATFDYSGHKINIMDTPGFINFIEDARGCLRVADCAIIVAGAESGIKAETQKVWSYILEFETPAIVFVNEIDKENANFYSTLQQAQDSFSIDPLPVTLPIGEGTAFKGYVDLLKMKAYALKGGNYEETAIPDDMNAKVQEYRKKLVEVVAEADDALLEKYLETGELSEEEVLNGVKDGVNRRCFLPVTCGSAEKNFAIKALLETILFCVPSPADRVKYKPLAAKNLKDNSDIVLKPESSEHPAAYVLKTVADPYAGKLTIFRVYSGTIRPDTTIFNSTKGTKERIGQVSYMLGKKQTPAQSLGPGEIGVVAKLKETGTGDTLCNETTHIKLPEVKFAEPIISYAIEPKTKGDEEKVSSGLHRILDEDPTLRFHREDETNEMIISGMGQVHIEVTLHKLKRKFGVEVEMKTPKIAYRETITAHAKAQGKYKKQSGGRGQYGDCWIEIEPLARGTGFEYVDKVVGGAVPRQYIPAVEKGIVEKLKGGIIAGYPMVDVRVTIFDGSYHAVDSSEMAFKIAGSFAIKKAVADAHPVILEPVMKMEASCPEENLGAVIGDLNSKRGKVQGMDSSPGGNQKVTALVPMSEMLTYANQLHSITSGRGLYTMEFSHYEELPQHLAQKIINERKKKDEEE, encoded by the coding sequence ATGGGAAACACCGAAGTTGGGAAAATACGTAACGTGGCATTGGTTGGACACAGCGGCTCAGGTAAAACTACCCTTGTTGAGGCGCTTCTTTTAACTGCCGGAGTCATAGGTAGGATGGGGACCGTGGCGGATGGTAATACGGTAAGCGATTTTGATCCTGAGGAGATAGAGCGTAAGGCATCTATAACGTCAGCCGTGGCTACGTTTGATTACTCCGGGCACAAGATAAATATAATGGACACCCCGGGATTTATAAATTTTATTGAGGATGCAAGGGGATGCCTGAGGGTAGCCGACTGTGCTATCATAGTGGCGGGGGCTGAAAGCGGCATAAAGGCCGAAACACAGAAAGTTTGGAGCTATATTTTGGAATTTGAAACACCGGCAATAGTCTTTGTTAATGAAATAGATAAAGAAAATGCAAATTTTTACTCAACATTACAACAGGCTCAGGATTCTTTTTCAATTGACCCGCTGCCTGTGACTTTACCCATAGGAGAGGGCACTGCATTTAAGGGTTATGTTGACTTACTTAAGATGAAAGCTTATGCGTTAAAGGGTGGAAATTACGAGGAGACGGCAATTCCTGACGATATGAACGCAAAAGTACAGGAGTACAGAAAAAAACTCGTTGAAGTGGTAGCTGAGGCCGATGATGCACTGCTTGAGAAATATCTTGAAACAGGAGAGCTTTCAGAGGAAGAGGTACTTAACGGTGTAAAGGACGGCGTTAACAGAAGGTGTTTTCTACCGGTAACCTGCGGTTCGGCGGAAAAAAACTTTGCAATAAAAGCTCTTCTTGAAACCATTTTATTTTGCGTTCCATCTCCTGCCGACAGAGTAAAATATAAGCCGCTGGCTGCTAAAAACCTAAAAGATAACTCCGATATTGTTCTTAAACCGGAGAGTTCAGAGCATCCAGCCGCATACGTTTTAAAAACTGTAGCCGATCCATATGCCGGAAAGCTTACGATTTTCAGAGTTTACTCCGGTACAATAAGGCCTGATACTACTATTTTCAACTCGACAAAGGGTACAAAGGAGAGAATCGGGCAGGTGTCGTACATGCTTGGGAAAAAACAGACACCGGCACAGTCTCTAGGCCCCGGCGAGATAGGGGTTGTTGCAAAGCTCAAAGAGACCGGAACCGGTGATACCCTTTGCAACGAAACCACTCACATAAAACTGCCTGAAGTAAAATTTGCCGAACCCATTATCTCTTACGCTATAGAGCCAAAAACTAAGGGCGATGAGGAAAAGGTCAGCTCAGGGCTTCACAGGATTTTGGATGAGGACCCTACACTTAGGTTTCACCGTGAGGATGAGACAAATGAAATGATAATCTCCGGCATGGGACAGGTTCACATCGAGGTAACACTTCACAAACTCAAGAGGAAGTTTGGAGTTGAGGTTGAGATGAAAACCCCCAAGATAGCCTATCGTGAGACGATAACGGCACATGCCAAAGCACAGGGCAAGTATAAAAAGCAGTCCGGTGGCAGAGGACAGTACGGAGACTGCTGGATTGAGATAGAGCCTCTTGCGCGCGGTACAGGATTTGAGTATGTGGATAAAGTAGTCGGCGGCGCTGTTCCAAGGCAGTACATCCCGGCAGTTGAAAAAGGTATCGTAGAAAAGCTAAAGGGCGGCATCATAGCGGGCTACCCGATGGTGGATGTCCGTGTAACTATCTTTGACGGCAGCTATCATGCTGTGGATTCCTCGGAAATGGCCTTTAAAATAGCAGGGTCATTTGCCATAAAAAAGGCTGTTGCAGATGCTCATCCGGTAATTCTTGAGCCTGTTATGAAAATGGAGGCCAGTTGCCCTGAGGAAAACCTTGGGGCGGTAATCGGTGACTTAAACTCCAAACGTGGTAAAGTCCAGGGGATGGATTCAAGCCCGGGCGGCAACCAAAAGGTTACTGCACTTGTGCCTATGTCGGAAATGCTGACCTATGCCAACCAACTACACAGTATAACCTCAGGCCGGGGCCTCTACACTATGGAGTTTTCACACTACGAGGAACTCCCTCAACACCTGGCTCAAAAAATAATCAACGAAAGAAAGAAAAAAGACGAAGAGGAATAG
- a CDS encoding SoxR reducing system RseC family protein — MEETAVVKAVRGHMAVVEVQKTSACQHCPQSGDCNAGENVVELEALNVAQAAEGQRVVVVMRQFTYIKGTVLVYGLPALALIAGAVSGKYYFARFFTGVSPELISAIGGLGAFVIFFMLAGLISKKMERTTENKPVVTQIL; from the coding sequence ATGGAAGAGACGGCGGTTGTAAAGGCGGTAAGAGGACATATGGCTGTTGTGGAAGTACAGAAAACCAGCGCATGTCAGCATTGTCCGCAAAGCGGTGATTGCAACGCCGGCGAAAATGTTGTGGAGCTGGAGGCACTTAATGTGGCACAGGCCGCAGAGGGACAGCGTGTGGTGGTTGTAATGCGGCAGTTTACCTATATTAAGGGAACAGTCCTTGTATATGGTCTTCCTGCGCTTGCTCTCATTGCGGGGGCTGTATCGGGTAAGTATTATTTTGCCCGTTTTTTTACCGGAGTATCGCCGGAGCTGATTTCCGCAATCGGCGGGCTTGGTGCTTTTGTCATATTTTTTATGTTAGCCGGCCTGATTTCAAAAAAAATGGAGAGAACCACTGAAAATAAACCTGTGGTAACACAAATACTTTAA